A section of the Candidatus Omnitrophota bacterium genome encodes:
- a CDS encoding HAD-IIIA family hydrolase, producing MMGEKYVFIDRDGVINRDGEGRTEHGYITEWEDFEFLPGVLDALRELTEAGYENVVISNQKCVGRGLLSSDGLEALTGKMLEAVLEAGGRIRRVYYCPHLDEDDCDCRKPKAGLFKKAKEELGISSFEGRFFIGDSQRDMQAARRAGLGRILVLSGKSSRRDAERWEYEPDHICRDLLEAARYIIRKDREEQDAR from the coding sequence ATGATGGGTGAGAAGTACGTTTTCATAGACAGGGACGGTGTCATTAACCGGGACGGAGAAGGCCGTACTGAGCACGGATATATAACCGAATGGGAAGATTTCGAGTTCCTGCCCGGCGTACTTGATGCTTTGAGAGAGCTTACCGAAGCCGGTTACGAGAACGTGGTCATATCGAACCAGAAATGCGTCGGCAGGGGACTTCTTTCTTCCGACGGGCTGGAAGCGCTTACCGGCAAGATGCTGGAGGCGGTGCTGGAAGCAGGAGGGCGCATCCGCAGGGTATATTATTGCCCGCATCTTGATGAGGATGACTGTGACTGCAGGAAGCCCAAGGCGGGACTTTTCAAAAAAGCGAAAGAAGAATTGGGAATAAGCTCTTTTGAGGGCAGGTTCTTTATAGGTGATTCCCAGAGAGATATGCAGGCCGCCAGAAGAGCCGGGCTAGGCCGTATACTGGTCCTTTCGGGTAAGTCTTCGCGCCGGGATGCGGAGAGATGGGAATATGAACCGGACCATATTTGCCGGGATCTTCTTGAAGCGGCCAGGTATATCATCAGAAAGGACAGGGAAGAACAAGATGCCCGATAA